A stretch of the Salmo salar chromosome ssa20, Ssal_v3.1, whole genome shotgun sequence genome encodes the following:
- the oafa gene encoding out at first protein homolog has translation MFGSCVPPVSARINAFLWALIFLTTFGLCSELKVRVRLADGQITEEVLEADSEKDSITLEFKQEDGTLITFVADFKQHVKIFRALILGELERGQSQYQALCFISHLNHNEFIPSESMARLRQKNPQSIRTAEERRGLDQLTMNVAVNLSQAWQLSSHIHNMCSEAREAIYTRERDVKHWLERGVEGSMFEILPQSVDVVPVLLSCRSTRDLWQPCSCSFSLRLEWYPCLLKYCRNRDTTGKGSPYKCGIKSCSKGYQFTYYVPHKQLCLWDEEI, from the exons ATGTTTGGGAGTTGTGTTCCACCGGTTTCAGCTCGGATAAATGCATTTCTCTGGGCACTAATATTTTTAACAACGTTCGGACTTTGTTCAGAGCTGAAAGTTCGTGTTCGTTTAGCTGATGGACAAATCACAGAGGAAGTTCTAGAAGCAGACAGTGAAAAAGACTCCATCACACTTGAGTTCAAACAGGAAGATGGAACTCTCATAACATTTGTTGCTGACTTCAAACAG CATGTGAAGATCTTCCGGGCGCTCATCCTTGGGGAATTGGAGAGGGGCCAGAGCCAGTACCAGGCCCTGTGCTTCATCTCGCACCTCAACCACAACGAGTTCATCCCCAGCGAGTCCATGGCCCGACTCAGACAG AAAAACCCTCAATCCATTCGCACGGCGGAGGAGAGGCGGGGCCTGGACCAGCTGACCATGAACGTGGCGGTGAACCTGAGCCAGGCGTGGCAGCTCAGCAGCCACATCCACAACATGTGCAGCGAGGCCCGGGAGGCTATCTACACCCGGGAGAGGGACGTCAAACATTGGCTGGAGAGAG GAGTGGAGGGCTCCATGTTTGAGATCCTGCCCCAGTCGGTGGACGTGGTCCCGGTCCTGCTGTCGTGCCGCTCTACGAGAGACCTGTGGcagccctgctcctgcagcttCAGCCTGCGTCTGGAGTGGTACCCCTGCCTGCTCAAGTACTGCCGCAACCGCGACACCACAGGCAAAGGCAGCCCCTACAAGTGCGGCATCAAGAGCTGCAGCAAAGGCTACCAATTCACCTACTACGTCCCCCACAAACAGCTCTGTCTCTGGGATGAGGAGATTTAG